The following DNA comes from Solea solea chromosome 6, fSolSol10.1, whole genome shotgun sequence.
acacacaggtctgtgcagttatccttttaaggactctcacTGACTTCCACTCATTCAGACGGACAACAGAATTAAATCTATagggaaaccagtgtgtgtgactttgacCTCATCTTTCCAAAGAATCCTAAATAAATCCAAGGTCTGTTCAAAAGTGTAGCAGTTTTATTACTAAAATAACAAACCAAAACTTCTCTTTACAAACCTCATCTTACCTGCTGCACCGAATCCCCTAAttgaaacacagaaaataaactaCTGTTACCTTTTAACTTAAAGATGAACAATTTATCTCAAAcaatattacaattattatttctcttaaataaacaaaataaaaacacctcaaaatcaaacccagaggtgtcaaactcaaatgacctgggggccaatgagcgtctGGGCTGGTCTGGAGAAAACAAATGTgggatatatacagtatatatgatgCAAAATCAATCTATTCATatcaaaaacagtcaaaataataaatcaaatcaaataaagtaaataaaacactaaacaagcttATGTTTTAgttattaagcacatattaacaccttattctacctctattacgacatgaattaagatttttcctgattaggtgttaatacatgcttaataattactaataaagggctagtatgctacttatatgcgtGTTAGTAAGcgcctagttaatggtgaatatgtgttccttaACCAGaccttcagaaatgaggttctgcttcattaggaccaggtttcggtcAGCATGAGGACTACTGactgaaatactgaaatactgAAAATAGCTCACACACGTTCATACACCCAGCGGACGGATGTCAAAGGTTAATTCCACTAGAATCTGAAGAAACAACTTAAACATCGTCTTCCCCGtgtcttcctccacacacacacacacacacgcacgcacacacacacacacacacacacacacacacacacacacacacacacatgcacacacacatgcacacacacacacacacacagacacacacacacacacagaggttggTGAGAGAAAGATAAGTGTGTACCTGCGAGGTTACCTGTGATGGGATCATCCATTATTCACTCCGTGGTGAGTACACAACCCAAGCATCTATACATTATTCAACAGAATCCCCCCCCTCTTCTACTTCAGGAAGATAAAACgcatgtttacaaaaaaaagaaacaaatgtccACTCCTTAAATGTTTCCACTTTGcatttgtgcgtttgtgttcagtgacttctgtttgcatgtgttggGTGAGAATATGCCGTATGCACCATTTTGTATCAGaggaataaagaagaaaatatcGTTCATGTCATTTTCCCAACAGAAAACAAGGTTGCCTTATTCTAGCTTCTCTCATCTGTGAAGTTGGAGATTTCCACACTGAGttaccactcacacacacattacacaggCCACATTAAGTTAATTGAAAACAGGAATAATCCGATTAACTGTTAATGCTCATGCGGCACAGACAAGCACCCAGGGTAagtttgccgtgggaataatacaccactccttatatggacatcctgggtgtgtgtgtttatatttatcacatattcagtcaaagttatgattgatTTATATCACGTTTATAGtgagtgatataaagtagcaataattgtgcagaagtcacaaaatagacgtgtttttcttttgtttttgttcataaaaacgaaccaagtgaactttgaattcaatccaattttaaacattgtgaggatgtgtttatatagttggtgaaaattcattttttttgcttaggttgtgctgaaaaaaaggatataagacactatttattacacattattataacctctgtatatactgtatgttttaacatagtaaatGGAGAATTGTTGACTGCTGCTGAACTCCTGTGTATCAAGATTTAGGTGATGGATGATGAAAAGTAAGGACTGCAAAAACTCGggctcttctttcttttcttttattatttatctcaaATATGACAATgaaccattttgtttttaaaaaaataaaaacaccagttTAAGATATCGGGGTCACGTCAAAGTCCGGGAGTATAAAACTTGTAAAATACTGTCGCTAAAAcctttcacataaaaaaataaaaaactgtatttttcctcctccatACTTTTAGGCAATGAGACGAAGAACTCAGTGGAATACGTGATGGCGAAATGTTTAACAGagcctctcttcttcttcctccgtCAGTCGTCAACACACGGAAGCCAAAAGTTCTGTTgagaaaagagaataaaaaaaaaagaatgttcagTGTTCATGGATTTGTCGAGCGTGAGTGAACGTGTGTTTGATCGTCGCACCATGTTCGTGCAGGCGCTGGCAAACGTCATGTATCTGGGGTTGAACTGCAGTGTGTTGATGGGTCCGGGATGTTTCCCATCCAGCACGGCCACCTTCATCCCGCTCTCCGAGCTCCACACGTGGACTCTCCCGTCCTCAGAACCTGCACGGCGAGCACCACacataacagacagacagacagacagacagacaggtgactTTATAACAGGGATTCACGGAGGACGACCCAACAAATAGTTTTGATCaaccgattctaatgattcagttacaatgaaaacaactgctttacaagtcactagtcactcgtttgtgcgtcgcgtgtaaaacaaagtcaccgcagtttcatgcagccacgcagtgatgactccgcccacgttgagtcggtgctattttgtagtggaaatgcaacctgaaccgtgccgtgctgaggtgaggcgagctgggactATAGTCGTAAAGGGCCATAATAAGTTCCCTCTGTATCAGCTAAAATCAACAAAAGTGTTGTCGTTAGATTAAAAATCGGTACCTAAGGAATAATCTCATCAGGATCAGTGAGTGACTGTCTCTCCTCATGCGTACGGGAAATTACAACCAGAGACGAAGCTCATTACATAAGGAGAAGTGAGTGTTTGTGACCTCCTTAGAACCTTTTCTGGTATAGATGGTGATTATTTTCAGGACCAGTCGTagcagaaactcatttctgtttctaagatttgaattgggATTAGGTTCAAGGTTataatattttttgatttttcaatagttttagtttttattattttgaaatgcaaGGAATTATTTTTCTCCCTATTTTTCCtggaaataaatcacattttttgagGTAATTCCCATGctccacaacacaacaaattggatgtgggaggggccaataagtgcgccgccacctgtccaaattcaccctGAACAGCACAGTTATTGTACATGCAcgaaaatatttttgtttttaaaattagttCAAGTGGGTTTGCCAGTTTAAATTTTGTGTAAATgcttaatttttatttaattagtttaattaTGAGTTTTAGTTaaatagccaacagactaaagacacaaatgaacatcacaacataaataataataaataaacctcttgagacacatcacattgccTGTGAGCCAGGAGgatgaaaactaagcacattttctctacaattttagttttgttaactataataaccataattaggttaagattaggacTAAGGCTTGGATTAGGctttccaaatgaatgggaCTCCATGAAAGGACAGCTGcatggacctgtgtgtgtgtgttgaatgaattaaagactaaataaaacactgaatagTGAACATGGAATAAATGTGAGAGCAGAAACTTGCTCTGTGATTAACTGCAAGAGAGAATTTGTGCGTAACGTCatttaaaattgtaatattCAACATCTCATGGGATTCCCAGCAGAAAGACACCCTGTCATAAATCTGTGACACATTAACTCACCAATCATCACAAACTGTGAGTCAGGCGTGAAACAAGCCTCCAGGGCGATGGCTCTACTGTTGTTGTAGCCCTTAACGTAAGCAAAGGACAGGGACAGTGTCATGTGctcagcatacaaacacacgcacaactCAACAATGAGGCAACGTGGGGGGAAATTCCTCTTACAGAGAACGTGTGCAGCACAGATCCACTGATAGCATCAAGCACTCGAATCATCCCTCCATTTGTGGAGATGAGAATCTGTTTCCCATCGTTGCTGAACTTGAGTCCCGTCCAGTCACAGACGCGATTAAACCTGGTCTCAAACGAGGCAAATGGACCCTTTAAACGGGGACATAGAATGTGTTATAGACGTGATATAAAAGAGAAACACTGTAATACTGCTAACACGCCACATCTGCGCTTCACCTTGTCAAAAGCACGAAGGTCGTACAATTTAATGGCCTCTGATTCCACCCCTGCGGCAAATATCAGCCCATCAGGGTCAAAAGAACACACGGGGTTCCCCAGAGGATTAGCCAAACCCTGAAAGACGCAATAAATGAGGAGAAAAGGTCAGACATTGTGCTTTTTTACATGTACATCACatgattaaatcattaaataaacacttaaatgGTAATGTGACTCAGACGTCCAGCTCAGTGTTGCTTAAGCAGATCTGGGGACACCCAGTGGTGACAGGACAGGAGGATTGTCATGCCATccagactgggtcaggacccacagatggggtTATTCAAACCTTTAACAACTAAGCCTCAAATTGTCCtgctttttttaaccataaaagtgccagaaaaatgtcctccaaataagtgatttttgacattttttccggaataactttgaatatctggcagttattttcaatttgctgcatgttaaaatagtgtattgacAAGTCTTGTCTTgatgagtctttgtctcaatatACAAAAATGGAgagtttttccaactctctcctctctggcggtTTCCTGCAaaagtgcgagtgaaattaccgtaataaccacaatgTTGGTGCTCACGTAcaacttctcttcttcttccagaAATCGTTACATTTTTTCCAGTAGCACAAAACCGGTGTGTacttacggtaatgcaaagtgtcaTCAgcgatacactcggtgttaaagagttaaaatgaaatacagtgAATAAAAGTGATTCACTTCTTCtatctcttggaaatgtctATTTTAtctattcaaaatgatattgGGTGTCACAGAAATGGCAATAAATatagtcagaaatgtcatattatGCACGGTTTTGGTCTTGTTACAATACAGTATTGTGAATTGGGTCACGGTGTCTTTTTTGTCCCATCACAGTCGCTGTAATTACACATTGAGCAGCAGCGGCGGTGTCATTTTCCCAGTGTTCACAGACGCTGACTCACTTGACAGTCTGGACAGCGCAGGTCCCAGATTCTGATCGTCTTATCCAGTGATCCTGAGATAAATGTATCGTCCACTGGTGACATGGAGAGAGAAATAACCCTGAAAGTGACAATGATTTTAGATTAATAATTGCCCGTGTAGCACAGTAACACTGATCAATGCATGATTTAAACTGGTTAAAGTCTTATTTCTGTTTACAGTCAGACAAAGTGGCCACGGGAGACGCATCCACACAGAACGTCATGTTAATGCCGTGTGTGAACATTCAAATTCAATGCTGTGATAGGATTTCTCCAGATAGATGTTTATACCAGGTCTAAACACATGTCACTGACCCCTGACCAGCTTTAacaatgaattaaatattattaaatagaGTTTATGAAGTTCaagaatatattttaaaattaaaacttgcttttgtctttgtaaatctCCATTTTGTGATCAAATTAACAGAATTACAATCATTAAAATACACGTTTTGGTCTCATGACCTAAAATATTTGCAAGGACATaaatatttcctgttttcttccGTTTTTTAGgcaattaaatgaaaataaatcttatTACGGGAGAAAAAACTCAGGTCAATATTGAAGTTTTAAGTAGTTACATGTGGTTACATGTACTCACCGTGCCATATGTCCAGAGAAGTACCGGATGTATTTGTTGTCACTCAGAGACAGGTATCGTATGGTGTCTACATACAACACACAGATCACATGGATTGACCACTGAGTATTTAAAgtaaagaagcagcagctgctgactGCAGTGAGTTATTACCATTGATCTTGTTGGAGCTGTAGACCACTTGTTGTGCGTCGCCATGTGTGTAGCGGATGAGGTCCACTCCATACTTCTTGCTGAACAGAGTGCGTTTcattctgagagaaaaaaagttacGCACATTAGTCAGAGCACAGGTATGTGATCGGTTTTCCTCTAACAATATGTTTAAGTTGAGTTTAATTCTTAAAATGCtatatttgcacacactgtcacatttatactgtttattttgTACATTGTAATTGTATACAATATTCCTATCATGCTgtctttatattatatttattcatatttctgTTCTTATTCATCATTTATCTGCCTTTTGTGCTGTTGTATCGATTTGAGTTTCCCCTGAGGGATTATAAATCGATTACTAAactaatcgtcaactatttcgATAATCGATTCAAGCTTTTTTATCCATGATTAAAAGATGATTTCTGATCAttttagctttttaaatgtgaatattttcttaatttctttgctccacataacaaagaaacctttaaatgttattattttggtttgtggacaagacattttatggaccaaacgatgattAATCGTTTATGAAtgtaatcgttagttgcagctctagtatgggatgacacttttctgtgtccaatactgatatcacaaactcaggTGTCTACGATATAtgatattagtctgatacagtcattttagaccatttatgaacgtatgaagctattaacaattctccaactgtgtaacaaatattgttctcccccaataagaagaaataaacagccctgAGAATAAAAACTAGTAAAGAACTTAAAGTAATAATCGGCtgataaattaataataatcgGTCTGGGAGATTTctacatgttttacatgtttatgttgCAAATGCATTCCAATTGAAGTGGTTCATAGTTAATTATTGACTTGAtttctactgtatataatctACTAAGCACTTACCTTCCCTCTTGCATGTCATACAAAACGATGCAGTCGTCGTCGCTGCTTGATATCGCGTTTTCGCCATTTGGGCTGTAGTCCACACAGTTGACTTTCTGAGAATTTTGTCTGTAAGTCCTGGCCACTCTAAAATTCCGTATCACACTGTCTGTGATGTTCATGCCTACAGTACAGTCTGCTGTGATATTAAATACACGTTGTTTGTCTGGAGGAGTAATAACAAATACCAGCTTTACAGTGATGCACTCGGTTTGTTTGTCGTCGTTCACTAAGTGGGCGGTGTTTAAGGAAAACCTAATTCAATGCCTTTAACCGGTAGAGAGCATCCATGGTAGAGAGGTGTCGGTGTCAGAAACGAGAATACATGTGACCCGGAAACAGAAAATTGCGTAGAACAGGATATGGTTTGTGTAGTTAGCATAGTTTTTATTTGCGTTTACTGTTtgtatattcttatttttagTCTATTTACTTATGACTTTATGTTTAGTTTATGCTTTTCTTCCTTCTAGTCTTCTACCTTGTTTAGCCCCATTGACTTGAATACGTTCTGGTTGTGTGTCGTTTGCCTTTGTCAATGTTTGAACggtttattattataaaaagcaTTCCTTTTTTACTATATGGTCCAAGTGTGATATGTGTCATGTCATTTTAAGTTAGATTTGTAAAACCTGTTCAAGGTTTATAATTATCtcgaaaatgtttttgttttctaaaaattcacatgcttttattctgaaagtgTCACCCGGAAGCAATTGGACGGCAAGAAACGCATGTTTCCtgtagtttgtgttgttttgctgaAGCCAAAGTCAAACACGTACACACGCTGTACCATAATGAACAACTGCAGAAGAATAGCACGTAATTGTGGCTGTAGCTCCGGACTGAACAGCCTCATGTCCCGCTTCAAGACGCGGACAAACGGTGACTCGTGTCCCGGAGCAGCGCCGTCTCACAACCGGGGTCAAGCCACCGTTGCCGGGGGGAAACCCCGGTTGACAGCGGCCGACCTGGCTCAGCAGGTCCAGCAGGAAAAGACGAAGACACCGGCTACCGAAACTCCGATGTCCAAGCAGCAGAAGAGGGTGATGGAGTTGAAACAATTCACTCTGCAGCTGCAAAATGTTCACCCGAACGTCCTGGCCAAACACCTATTCAGAGGCGTGTTGTACCAGGACAAACATGTAGTGGTCATCAACAAACCGCACGGTGTCCCGGTTCAAGGTAGACCGTTATAGCTTTCATTTGACCACAGTTAATCAGTGTTTTGAAAAGGTATTAATGTGGAATAAGAAAGAGTGATTTGTAGATTATAAGATTGACAAAAACACTAGTAATGTTTCTTCATCCCTGCTTTTCAGTTCTGTGAAGTTTAGAGATATTTGATCATGTCATCGTTTACATACTTATTTTTCCAATATCTAAACAACAAGTGCgtatttgttgttgctgttgtctatCAGATGCCTCCAGGGGTACAGCCATCTCATCCGTACTTCCCGCCCTTTCTAAATTGATGGATGGAATGAAGACCAAATCGGATTCACAGTTGTTCCCTTCTCTGGGACTGGAGAAGGAGACAACAGGAGTTCTCCTACTGGCCAGGAGTGACGAGGCAGTGAGTTACATACTCAACATGCACAGAGAAAACAACGTGCAGAGGAAATACTggtaaaacatacagtaaatgtatacCCATGTATACCCTATAGAGACACACGCCAGAAACTCAATCTCCTGTTTGCTTCCACAGGGTCATCACAGTCGGTGTACCTGTGCCATCTGAGGGAGTCATTGATATTCCCATCATAGAGCGAGAGGTCACTGGCCCCAAGCCACACTACAAGGTGTCTCTTCTTGAGTGCTGTTATTATTTCTCAGGTCAAATACATAGGTGAATTTGATCACCTATTCATATGTGTACAGCAAACGTGTGCTGGACAGCCGGAGACACGGATGCTCACcctcaatgaaaacatggcagccactgaggacatgaggaaaaacagattatagTCACTTCATACTAAAATCTTTGGCTGCTCAAGTCTACAGAATATGTTGACTGCTTTATCTGgccattagacagccttttgtttgttaatgaagTCTGAAGATTTTACatcgcagcacacaggagttgttccTCCTCCATCGcttagttcaaatgtgttatttttgtgatgtgggcgttttgaatttgaatttacctcaacaaacaaagcagaagTGGACGAGCACCTCCCATATCACCATAAGCTAAAAACCCTTATTTTCTCTgttgactttggtgtgtgagattGAGTGAttcacaaactccagtttccagtcagaaaagactGTCTGACAGTGAGCAAGTGGTGAACACCAACCGTACCTTATTTTCCTtgtgctggcagccatgttttcagccTTTATTTCTCGGTCCCTTTACGACACTTTAACCCATTTCATAAATGACTATCTAGTGATTTTTTTGGGGAAACAATGTTGCCATTATAGAAGAACTGTGGTGTCCACTATCTCAATTCTACTGTCTAACATTTCAGATGGGGTTAAGTCCTCTTTTCAGAATGAATGACTCGGGTGATGGTGTGACCAAAGTGCGAGGTCATCGGCAAGCTCATCCCGCTGTGACCAAGTACAGAGTCCTGGACAGCAGCACTGGCTGTAGCCTTGTGGAGCTTCAGCCATTAACTGGTAATGATGTTGTCCTTCTAGGAAACATCAAAGCTAATTACTGACAAACTAGTAAATCTATCTTTTTTGTTTCCAAGTAAAATTGGtgatttccttctttttttttttgtgcccaCAGGAGTGAAGCACCAAATGAGGGTTCACATGGCATTAGCATTGGCATGTCCCATTCTAGGTGACCATAAATATTCCCACTGGAGCAAACTGGCACCACAGGTAATATGTTTCCAGAGTAAAACAAATTCAAAGCAATACATGTACATTAAAGCTGCTTTAAGATGAACTCTGAACTCCAGAGATTCTCTAAATCCCCCTTACCAGGGGTTGCATTGATGGCTGCTGAGATCTTAGTGCTCTATCCCTCTATGGATTCTTCATGCAGCAAAAACTTATTGAGACATGGCCTGTGTGGTTGTGTAAATAGTGTCCTGTTCTGTGTTTAGAAAGTTGTCTTAATTAGTGTTTAAACAACTAAAATCCTATGTTTTGGGTTGCAGAAATTACCAGAACGCGTGTTGAGTAAGCTTGGACTGGAACAGAGCAAGAGCCGGTACATTCCTCTTCATTTGCACGCACGGCAGCTGACGCTATCGCGCGCCAGCGAAGATGACATCGATGTCTCCTGTCCACTCCCAAAATACTTCACACAATCACTGAAACACCTGCATTTAACACTTCCTGATAAAAAGgatgatgaataaaataaatcttcGCTTGTTTGAATGTATGCAAGTGGCCTTGTTAagaacatgatgtcatgtgTGGGAAAAATATGGAAATGTTTAGGTTAAATGGAAGATTTGTTTGTATAAAGAGAGTGAAATTAACTGCacagtgctttttttagtaataAACAAATGGAGCAGAACTGTATTACAAGTATTTTTGTCAATGCAGTAAAATCCACATTTACATGTTATTTCCCTGTAGGTACCACAAGGCTATGGGGTGCTCTaagaagtcatttttaaaacagtacTTATTCCAAGGCTATAGAGCATGACACACTTCCATATTTGAACACACATTAACGTTGCATTCACTACACAAAGCAGTTTCCATCTCCACATCCTGTTTAATAACCTGCTATACACCTGTACACGGGAGTAAGTTGTCAAAAATCTTTAACGGGTGATCTTTAAATCGACAGCTTTGACCTGAGAAACATGTTTCCACCCGTCTGTATGACGACAAATATAGCACTTGCGCTTGTGAATAATTGAGGTTCACCTTGACGAGCCACAGCCTTAAATCATGTcattttgggggggaaaaaaaacaaaaacaggcacaagTTAAGTTTTGAACGTATCAATACATCAATTAAAATGCAGTCAATATGCAAGAAGTCATAGCAGTGGTCCCACTCGTTGTCCCTTTAAAATGCAATGCATCATAGTGGGACCTTGAGGGAAAAAGAGATGTGGTTCAGGTTATGGAGTGAAGGGAGAAATATCTTTGTATATTAAGAAtgaactcttcaggaaaatggAACACCTTCGCTCAGCTGAGAGAGAACAGCTAAAACCATTGATTATGATC
Coding sequences within:
- the LOC131460437 gene encoding WD repeat-containing protein 82-like isoform X2, whose translation is MNITDSVIRNFRVARTYRQNSQKVNCVDYSPNGENAISSSDDDCIVLYDMQEGRMKRTLFSKKYGVDLIRYTHGDAQQVVYSSNKINDTIRYLSLSDNKYIRYFSGHMARVISLSMSPVDDTFISGSLDKTIRIWDLRCPDCQGLANPLGNPVCSFDPDGLIFAAGVESEAIKLYDLRAFDKGPFASFETRFNRVCDWTGLKFSNDGKQILISTNGGMIRVLDAISGSVLHTFSGYNNSRAIALEACFTPDSQFVMIGSEDGRVHVWSSESGMKVAVLDGKHPGPINTLQFNPRYMTFASACTNMNFWLPCVDD
- the LOC131460434 gene encoding pseudouridylate synthase RPUSD4, mitochondrial-like, with amino-acid sequence MFPVVCVVLLKPKSNTYTRCTIMNNCRRIARNCGCSSGLNSLMSRFKTRTNGDSCPGAAPSHNRGQATVAGGKPRLTAADLAQQVQQEKTKTPATETPMSKQQKRVMELKQFTLQLQNVHPNVLAKHLFRGVLYQDKHVVVINKPHGVPVQDASRGTAISSVLPALSKLMDGMKTKSDSQLFPSLGLEKETTGVLLLARSDEAVSYILNMHRENNVQRKYWVITVGVPVPSEGVIDIPIIEREVTGPKPHYKMGLSPLFRMNDSGDGVTKVRGHRQAHPAVTKYRVLDSSTGCSLVELQPLTGVKHQMRVHMALALACPILGDHKYSHWSKLAPQKLPERVLSKLGLEQSKSRYIPLHLHARQLTLSRASEDDIDVSCPLPKYFTQSLKHLHLTLPDKKDDE